Proteins from a single region of Primulina tabacum isolate GXHZ01 chromosome 5, ASM2559414v2, whole genome shotgun sequence:
- the LOC142547250 gene encoding tubby-like F-box protein 2 isoform X1: MPFKCTLRECLTGENRVDEKGKQQAEQKRPTGLRNHHVTPEESSCSYPFVQQSPWANVPPELLHDIIGRVDANETTWPARRAVVSCAAVCESWREISREAIRTPEECGLLTFPKSLKQPGPRDSPIQCFIRRERATSTYRLYLGLSPALSGDASKFLLGSKRIRKVTKTDFPISMSADDFSRSSNSYLGNLRFLPVLVLLMSDELVFPVVIKHTAYCNRSNFFGSKFFIHDCLTLSDSEIPSNGRSRKRISTKKVPPRLPLCNIKVATISYELNVLRTRGPRRMHCTIHTIPVTEISTTSFHESKESIGEATEPLVLRNKTPRWHEQLQCWCLNFRGRVTVASVKNFQLVAAVESSQNVPVSEQEKVILQFGKIGKDIFTMDYQYPLSAFQAFAICLSSFDTKPACE, from the exons ATGCCATTCAAGTGCACTTTAAGAGAGTGCCTCACTGGAGAAAATCGCGTAGATGAAAAAGGAAAGCAACAAGCTGAGCAAAAGAGACCGACAGGGCTTAGAAATCACCATGTTACCCCGGAGGAATCATCGTGTTCTTATCCATTTgtacaacaaagtccatgggcAAACGTGCCCCCCGAGTTGCTTCACGATATTATCGGCAGAGTAGATGCCAATGAGACCACTTGGCCGGCTAGAAGGGCCGTGGTTTCTTGTGCAGCTGTATGTGAATCATGGAGGGAAATATCTAGGGAGGCCATTAGGACTCCGGAGGAGTGTGGTTTACTCACCTTTCCCAAGTCACTCAAGCAG CCGGGACCAAGAGATTCTCCAATCCAATGCTTTATCAGAAGGGAAAGGGCGACTTCAACATATCGATTGTACCTTGGTTTGAGCCCCG CTCTTTCGGGGGATGCAAGTAAATTTTTGTTGGGTTCAAAAAGGATCCGGAAAGTAACAAAAACAGATTTTCCAATATCGATGTCCGCAGATGATTTTTCTAGGAGCAGTAATAGCTATTTAGGGAATCTGAGGTTCCTTCCAGTTCTCGTTCTTCTCATGTCCGACGAATTAGTTTTTCCCGTTGTCATAAAACATACTGCTTATTGTAACAGGTCCAACTTTTTTGGTTCCAAGTTTTTTATTCACGACTGTCTAACTCTATCCGACTCCGAAATCCCATCTAATGGTCGGTCTCGAAAAAGAATTTCAACAAAGAAAGTACCGCCAAGGTTACCTCTTTGCAACATTAAAGTGGCTACTATATCATATGAGCTCAACGTTCTTCGTACTAGAGGGCCAAGACGAATGCATTGCACCATTCACACGATCCCCGTTACAGAAATTTCTACTACCAGTTTTCACGAATCAAAGGAATCAATTGGTGAAGCTACAGAACCATTGGTTTTAAGAAACAAAACACCAAGATGGCATGAACAACTGCAGTGTTGGTGCTTGAACTTCAGAGGGCGCGTAACTGTGGCTTCTGTCAAGAACTTTCAGCTTGTTGCTGCTGTTGAATCTTCACAGAATGTTCCAGTTTCCGAACAAGAGAAAGTGATCTTGCAATTTGGCAAAATAGGGAAAGATATATTTACAATGGATTATCAATATCCCCTTTCGGCCTTTCAGGCCTTTGCAATCTGTTTAAGCAGCTTTGATACAAAACCAGCATGCGAGTAG
- the LOC142547253 gene encoding large ribosomal subunit protein eL27x: MVKFLKPNKAVIVLQGRYAGRKAVIIRAFDDGTRDRPYGHCLVAGISKYPRKVIRKDSAKKQAKKSRVKCFIKLVNYNHIMPTRYTLDVDLKDVVTLDSLQSRDKKVTAAKETKARFEERFKTGKNRWFFTKLRF, translated from the coding sequence ATGGTGAAATTTCTGAAGCCAAACAAGGCCGTAATCGTATTACAAGGCCGATACGCCGGCCGTAAGGCCGTGATTATTCGAGCCTTCGACGACGGCACGCGCGACCGTCCTTACGGGCATTGCTTAGTCGCCGGAATCTCCAAATACCCGCGTAAAGTCATCCGCAAGGACTCCGCCAAGAAGCAGGCGAAGAAATCGAGGGTTAAATGCTTCATTAAGCTCGTGAATTATAACCACATAATGCCCACGCGCTACACGCTCGATGTGGATCTGAAGGATGTGGTGACGCTGGATTCCCTGCAGTCGAGGGACAAGAAGGTGACAGCAGCTAAGGAGACGAAGGCGAGGTTCGAGGAGCGGTTCAAGACTGGGAAAAACCGCTGGTTCTTCACGAAACTCCGGTTCTGA
- the LOC142547250 gene encoding tubby-like F-box protein 5 isoform X2 has product MPFKCTLRECLTGENRVDEKGKQQAEQKRPTGLRNHHVTPEESSCSYPFVQQSPWANVPPELLHDIIGRVDANETTWPARRAVVSCAAVCESWREISREAIRTPEECGLLTFPKSLKQPGPRDSPIQCFIRRERATSTYRLYLGLSPALSGDASKFLLGSKRIRKVTKTDFPISMSADDFSRSSNSYLGNLRSNFFGSKFFIHDCLTLSDSEIPSNGRSRKRISTKKVPPRLPLCNIKVATISYELNVLRTRGPRRMHCTIHTIPVTEISTTSFHESKESIGEATEPLVLRNKTPRWHEQLQCWCLNFRGRVTVASVKNFQLVAAVESSQNVPVSEQEKVILQFGKIGKDIFTMDYQYPLSAFQAFAICLSSFDTKPACE; this is encoded by the exons ATGCCATTCAAGTGCACTTTAAGAGAGTGCCTCACTGGAGAAAATCGCGTAGATGAAAAAGGAAAGCAACAAGCTGAGCAAAAGAGACCGACAGGGCTTAGAAATCACCATGTTACCCCGGAGGAATCATCGTGTTCTTATCCATTTgtacaacaaagtccatgggcAAACGTGCCCCCCGAGTTGCTTCACGATATTATCGGCAGAGTAGATGCCAATGAGACCACTTGGCCGGCTAGAAGGGCCGTGGTTTCTTGTGCAGCTGTATGTGAATCATGGAGGGAAATATCTAGGGAGGCCATTAGGACTCCGGAGGAGTGTGGTTTACTCACCTTTCCCAAGTCACTCAAGCAG CCGGGACCAAGAGATTCTCCAATCCAATGCTTTATCAGAAGGGAAAGGGCGACTTCAACATATCGATTGTACCTTGGTTTGAGCCCCG CTCTTTCGGGGGATGCAAGTAAATTTTTGTTGGGTTCAAAAAGGATCCGGAAAGTAACAAAAACAGATTTTCCAATATCGATGTCCGCAGATGATTTTTCTAGGAGCAGTAATAGCTATTTAGGGAATCTGAG GTCCAACTTTTTTGGTTCCAAGTTTTTTATTCACGACTGTCTAACTCTATCCGACTCCGAAATCCCATCTAATGGTCGGTCTCGAAAAAGAATTTCAACAAAGAAAGTACCGCCAAGGTTACCTCTTTGCAACATTAAAGTGGCTACTATATCATATGAGCTCAACGTTCTTCGTACTAGAGGGCCAAGACGAATGCATTGCACCATTCACACGATCCCCGTTACAGAAATTTCTACTACCAGTTTTCACGAATCAAAGGAATCAATTGGTGAAGCTACAGAACCATTGGTTTTAAGAAACAAAACACCAAGATGGCATGAACAACTGCAGTGTTGGTGCTTGAACTTCAGAGGGCGCGTAACTGTGGCTTCTGTCAAGAACTTTCAGCTTGTTGCTGCTGTTGAATCTTCACAGAATGTTCCAGTTTCCGAACAAGAGAAAGTGATCTTGCAATTTGGCAAAATAGGGAAAGATATATTTACAATGGATTATCAATATCCCCTTTCGGCCTTTCAGGCCTTTGCAATCTGTTTAAGCAGCTTTGATACAAAACCAGCATGCGAGTAG